A single genomic interval of Pelagerythrobacter marensis harbors:
- a CDS encoding DUF4230 domain-containing protein has protein sequence MKSGERLDEIEPAVSRERPLALVQAVPWMIVIALLALAAWLGWRAFFYQEEGDPVGSAMLAFEKQNSLTVFSSRFEIVAESEDTRGVLGVPVLRSRQAMIVPASVEYRLDLSQMGRERMEWDPDTQRLTVRLPPLRIGRPNLDEAQARVFQDGVFITRDASRDLSRNNSQQAERKAAAFAKNPEVLALARTAAKEAVRQNLAIPLQVAGYARANVSVTFDGEETPAAPAR, from the coding sequence ATGAAATCGGGCGAACGGCTCGACGAGATAGAACCCGCCGTTTCGCGCGAGCGGCCGCTGGCGCTGGTCCAGGCGGTTCCGTGGATGATCGTGATCGCCCTGCTCGCGCTGGCGGCATGGCTGGGCTGGCGGGCGTTCTTCTATCAGGAAGAAGGCGATCCGGTGGGCAGCGCAATGCTGGCTTTCGAAAAGCAGAATTCGCTGACCGTCTTTTCCTCGCGGTTCGAAATCGTCGCGGAAAGCGAGGACACGCGCGGGGTTCTGGGCGTGCCGGTGCTGCGATCGCGCCAGGCGATGATCGTTCCGGCGTCGGTCGAATACCGGCTCGACCTGTCGCAGATGGGGCGCGAACGGATGGAGTGGGACCCCGATACCCAGCGGCTGACCGTCAGGCTGCCGCCGCTTCGGATCGGCCGGCCCAATCTCGACGAAGCGCAGGCCCGCGTGTTCCAGGACGGGGTTTTCATCACCCGCGACGCCTCGCGCGATCTCAGCCGGAACAATTCGCAGCAGGCCGAACGCAAGGCGGCGGCGTTCGCCAAGAACCCCGAAGTGCTGGCGCTGGCCCGCACCGCCGCGAAAGAGGCGGTGCGCCAGAATCTCGCCATTCCCCTGCAAGTCGCCGGCTATGCGCGCGCGAACGTGTCGGTGACCTTCGACGGCGAGGAAACACCCGCCGCCCCGGCGCGCTAG
- a CDS encoding glycerol kinase, translating to MGERILVLDAGTTSTRAMLFGADGALHHMAQRELTQHYPKPGWVEHDADEIWRRTLACAQDVVAKAGGPGAVAAIGIANQRETVVAWDRNSGEPLARAIVWQDRRTAPLCAELKAAGHEDALHRRTGLVLDPYFSATKMRWLLDNEAAVRAAAERRALALGTVESWLVFKLSGGAFVSDASNASRTLLLPLEGAQFDPGLCALFGVPPAALAEVVDTHGMLARTSGDILGASIPICGLAGDQQAATVGQGCLAPGETKATYGTGAFVLTNQGDAVPRSTHRLLGTVLTQRDGKRRFALEGAVFVAGSLVQWLRDSLGLIGSAAETEALARSIPDSGEVTIVPALSGLGAPHWRAEARGVIAGLSFSSGRAQIARAALEAMAHQTHDLADAFAADGAPWQSLRIDGGMSANDWMAQDLADMLDIEVERPDFVETTAFGAAMLAAVGARLHPSLEDAVGAMRGKVRRFEPSLAPERRAERLVRWRKALAAV from the coding sequence ATGGGAGAGCGGATCCTCGTCCTCGATGCGGGCACCACCTCGACGCGGGCCATGCTGTTCGGCGCCGACGGCGCGTTGCACCATATGGCCCAGCGCGAACTCACCCAGCACTATCCGAAGCCGGGCTGGGTCGAACACGATGCCGACGAGATCTGGCGGCGCACGCTTGCCTGCGCGCAAGACGTGGTGGCGAAGGCCGGTGGGCCCGGCGCCGTGGCGGCGATCGGCATTGCCAACCAGCGCGAAACCGTCGTCGCCTGGGATCGCAACAGCGGCGAGCCGCTGGCGCGTGCGATCGTGTGGCAGGACCGGCGCACCGCGCCGCTCTGCGCCGAACTGAAGGCCGCCGGGCACGAAGACGCGCTTCACCGCCGCACCGGCCTGGTGCTCGACCCCTATTTCTCCGCCACCAAGATGCGCTGGCTGCTCGACAACGAGGCGGCGGTGCGCGCGGCGGCGGAGCGGCGGGCGCTGGCGCTGGGGACGGTGGAAAGCTGGCTCGTGTTCAAGCTGTCGGGCGGCGCGTTCGTCAGCGATGCCAGCAATGCCAGCCGCACGCTGCTCCTCCCGCTGGAGGGGGCGCAGTTCGATCCCGGCCTGTGCGCGCTTTTCGGCGTTCCGCCGGCGGCGCTGGCCGAAGTGGTCGATACGCACGGAATGCTCGCCCGCACGTCCGGCGATATCCTGGGGGCTTCGATCCCGATCTGCGGCCTTGCCGGCGACCAGCAGGCGGCGACAGTGGGGCAGGGCTGCCTCGCGCCGGGGGAGACGAAGGCGACATACGGCACGGGGGCCTTCGTGCTGACCAACCAGGGCGATGCCGTGCCCCGCTCGACCCACCGTCTGCTCGGCACGGTATTGACCCAACGGGACGGGAAGCGGCGGTTCGCGCTGGAAGGAGCGGTCTTCGTCGCGGGCAGTCTGGTGCAGTGGCTGCGCGATTCGCTGGGGCTGATCGGATCGGCCGCGGAAACGGAGGCGCTTGCCCGCTCGATCCCCGACAGCGGCGAGGTGACGATCGTCCCCGCGCTTTCCGGTCTCGGCGCGCCGCACTGGCGGGCCGAGGCGCGCGGGGTGATCGCGGGGCTGAGCTTCTCCAGCGGCAGGGCGCAGATCGCCCGGGCCGCGCTGGAGGCGATGGCGCACCAGACCCACGATCTTGCCGATGCCTTCGCTGCCGACGGAGCGCCCTGGCAGAGCTTGCGCATCGACGGGGGCATGAGCGCGAACGACTGGATGGCGCAGGACCTGGCCGATATGCTGGACATCGAGGTCGAACGGCCCGACTTCGTCGAGACGACGGCGTTCGGCGCGGCGATGCTGGCCGCAGTCGGGGCCAGGCTGCACCCGAGCCTGGAGGATGCCGTTGGCGCCATGCGGGGCAAGGTTCGCCGTTTCGAGCCCTCGCTCGCGCCGGAAAGGCGCGCGGAGCGGCTGGTGCGTTGGCGCAAGGCGCTGGCCGCGGTCTGA
- a CDS encoding MBL fold metallo-hydrolase, producing the protein MAGPPPKPWPTGKAERPEPLVRRVLAPNPSPYTYTGTQTYIVGDAGRVAVIDPGPDDEAHIAAILEALDGAEVAAIMCTHTHRDHSPGARPLAAETGAPVVGCAPLALDRDVLDAWGPRADASFDSDYAPDRVLEDGEAMTGPGWTLRAVHTPGHTSNHLCFALEETGALFTGDHVMGWSTSVVVPPDGDMGEYMGSLERLHARDDRVYYPAHGPAVDKPRQLVRGMIGHRRQRENQILRLLGDAPLAAADFVSRMYKGLDPRLHGAAEMSVTAHLLDLERRGLVGRSGDIWQTA; encoded by the coding sequence ATGGCAGGACCGCCCCCCAAACCCTGGCCCACCGGGAAAGCCGAACGGCCCGAACCGCTCGTGCGCCGGGTGCTCGCGCCCAACCCATCGCCCTATACCTATACCGGCACCCAGACTTACATCGTCGGCGATGCCGGGCGAGTCGCGGTGATCGACCCGGGCCCCGACGACGAGGCGCATATCGCAGCCATCCTGGAGGCGCTGGACGGCGCCGAGGTGGCGGCGATCATGTGCACCCATACGCACCGCGACCATTCCCCCGGCGCGCGGCCCCTCGCTGCCGAGACCGGCGCGCCGGTGGTCGGGTGCGCCCCGCTCGCGCTGGACCGGGACGTGCTCGACGCCTGGGGCCCGCGGGCCGATGCCTCGTTCGACAGCGACTATGCGCCCGACCGCGTGCTGGAAGACGGCGAGGCGATGACCGGTCCGGGCTGGACGCTGCGCGCCGTCCACACCCCGGGCCATACATCCAACCACTTGTGCTTCGCGCTGGAGGAAACCGGTGCCTTGTTCACCGGCGATCACGTGATGGGCTGGTCCACCAGCGTCGTCGTGCCGCCCGACGGCGACATGGGCGAATACATGGGCAGCCTCGAACGCCTGCACGCACGCGACGATCGCGTGTACTATCCGGCACACGGCCCGGCGGTCGACAAGCCGCGCCAGCTCGTGCGCGGGATGATCGGCCACCGGCGTCAGCGGGAGAACCAGATCCTGCGCCTTCTGGGCGATGCACCGCTGGCGGCGGCCGATTTCGTATCGCGCATGTACAAGGGCCTCGACCCCCGCCTCCACGGGGCGGCGGAAATGAGCGTGACCGCGCACCTGCTGGATCTGGAACGCCGCGGGCTGGTCGGACGTTCGGGCGATATATGGCAGACCGCATGA